A section of the Candidatus Eremiobacterota bacterium genome encodes:
- a CDS encoding proteasome accessory factor PafA2 family protein: MKKRIYGYETEYGVLISSSDDDVKPPMRLHIYDYMEFLVSTTVKVLYSTYRKKGIFIENGGLFNYEALHTHFFEGLVEMATPECATPREVALYHTAQTSILYNIVQELNRNIKDIDPAFIGRIFLGKSNEDSGGKFMASHENYLVEDDPGYLSRLLLHLVVPLFWLVHLVLLAVTYLPLILFIPLVVALSVFSSLLSALCSPFKFLHGMARALRSFVFDFLLKEEFLINQFARIHGDFSRFIFSPWITAFTWALSPFIFRKIRRSLISFLVTRIIYTGTGKVEAQPPRKDRTADNGGIFEISQRARAIKSLCRIYFDDEKRPMIDMRDFFLEPLSALRREKRLHVLFSDTNMSSIGLYLKAGVTGLILDMIEDGVTFDEVQLKSPLEAMKTISRDLSIREKVPLRRGGSMTALEIQRIYLGKAREYVHSRIPDDHDARDIIEKWEYLLGCLEITPSLLYRKVDWVTKKDLIGEVIRDRATLSELKDVAPWYSYLSERGLLAGHQVPRALIRSVLKEKKYQEFLSYLTEKHMTYEDFWEKMTLYSEVVKVDLKFHEVDEEGYYYQLLQSNLVDSLFTHQEIEEAKVAPPRHTRAFVRGTLIKKFGYKLSPLEREIYMEKIVQGKCKIGWNKFYINWPWKKIKLDDPYNNNISSIEREINE, translated from the coding sequence GTGAAAAAAAGAATATACGGCTACGAAACAGAATACGGGGTGCTCATCTCGTCCTCAGATGATGATGTCAAGCCGCCTATGAGACTCCATATATACGATTATATGGAGTTTCTTGTCAGTACCACCGTGAAGGTGCTTTACTCGACGTACCGCAAGAAAGGCATTTTTATCGAGAATGGAGGGCTTTTCAACTATGAGGCCCTCCATACGCATTTCTTCGAAGGCCTTGTGGAAATGGCAACGCCCGAGTGCGCTACACCGCGGGAGGTGGCCCTCTACCACACGGCACAGACGTCGATCCTTTATAACATTGTCCAGGAACTCAACAGGAACATCAAGGATATCGACCCGGCATTCATTGGAAGGATATTCCTCGGGAAGAGCAACGAGGACTCAGGGGGGAAGTTCATGGCTTCCCATGAGAATTATCTCGTGGAAGATGACCCGGGTTACCTTTCCAGGCTGCTTCTCCATCTCGTCGTGCCCCTTTTCTGGCTTGTGCACCTTGTGCTGTTAGCCGTCACCTACCTCCCGCTCATCCTGTTTATTCCCCTTGTGGTCGCTTTGTCAGTCTTCTCCTCCCTGCTCTCGGCCCTTTGCTCCCCCTTCAAGTTTCTCCACGGCATGGCGAGGGCCCTCAGGTCATTTGTGTTCGATTTTCTTCTCAAGGAAGAGTTTCTTATCAACCAGTTCGCGAGGATCCACGGCGATTTCTCCCGTTTCATATTCTCCCCCTGGATCACGGCCTTTACCTGGGCCCTCTCGCCCTTCATTTTCAGGAAGATAAGGAGGAGCCTCATCTCTTTCCTGGTCACGAGGATCATATACACCGGCACCGGCAAAGTCGAGGCCCAGCCGCCCAGAAAGGACAGGACCGCCGACAACGGGGGCATCTTCGAGATCTCCCAGCGCGCCCGCGCCATAAAAAGCCTCTGCAGGATTTATTTCGACGACGAGAAGCGCCCCATGATAGATATGCGGGATTTCTTCCTGGAGCCCCTCAGCGCCCTCAGGCGCGAGAAAAGGCTCCATGTTCTTTTCAGCGACACCAACATGTCTTCCATAGGCCTTTACCTCAAGGCAGGCGTCACCGGCCTCATTCTGGACATGATAGAAGACGGCGTCACCTTTGACGAGGTGCAGCTCAAAAGCCCTCTTGAGGCGATGAAGACAATCTCTCGGGACCTTTCCATAAGGGAAAAGGTGCCCCTCAGGAGGGGAGGCTCCATGACGGCCCTGGAGATTCAAAGGATATACCTGGGCAAGGCCAGGGAGTATGTCCACTCCAGGATTCCCGATGACCACGACGCCAGGGACATCATTGAGAAGTGGGAATATCTGCTGGGATGCCTTGAGATAACGCCGTCGCTTCTTTACAGGAAGGTGGACTGGGTAACCAAGAAAGATCTTATCGGGGAAGTGATAAGGGACAGGGCAACTCTTTCCGAGCTTAAGGACGTGGCCCCCTGGTATTCTTACCTGTCCGAGCGTGGCCTCTTGGCGGGCCACCAGGTCCCCCGGGCCCTTATAAGGAGCGTTCTCAAAGAGAAGAAATACCAGGAGTTTCTCTCTTATCTCACCGAAAAGCACATGACCTACGAGGATTTCTGGGAGAAGATGACTCTTTACAGCGAAGTGGTGAAGGTGGACCTCAAGTTTCACGAGGTGGACGAGGAAGGCTATTACTACCAGCTCCTGCAGTCAAATCTTGTGGACAGCCTCTTCACCCACCAGGAGATAGAGGAAGCGAAGGTGGCCCCTCCCCGCCACACCAGGGCCTTTGTGCGCGGCACCCTTATCAAGAAGTTCGGCTACAAGCTCAGCCCCCTGGAAAGGGAAATATACATGGAGAAAATCGTCCAGGGGAAGTGCAAGATAGGATGGAACAAGTTTTATATAAACTGGCCATGGAAGAAGATTAAGCTCGATGATCCATACAACAATAACATCTCCTCAATAGAGAGAGAGATCAACGAATGA
- a CDS encoding ankyrin repeat domain-containing protein has translation MHNCRYKSLSLFLLIVCLVAGGAWAADTGTPLHRAAEEGRADVIRAILLKGAAINAKNRDGSTALHLAVYRNNEECVRLLLDMGADVNTHDGLGRTPLHLAAENNNKELILLLLSQGAYPFEADNEGKMPFGGLPYGELTAPDASLEERPWRIKEGCAAPVTAICFSPGGRFLVSGSDDGRLAIWSPVSGRLLAGFSGHKASVTSVAFSPGGSRLASGSLDGTVILRDLSALFRDGSEKVLAHSSPVRSLCFSSEGKYLACGCTDGTVKVWSLASGEPVRSALLSHSPLTALALSPENRTLLAGCEDGTLTAIDFPGLESQELLYAHGSGIRSLCFSTRSRILASGDESGEILIGDIFSRRVLKRFQGHEGAVRSLLYSPGGRYLVSAGSDGAAKYWDGLSRSRSRVLYRGSVAIGAMKFSPGGRYLVLGGEDGSLSIVDSVFGALLTTLVAFSDGEWVSVTPGLYFDSSLYGARSILLESKGAAVTLDQYRGPRRSAGTVRDILGGRALPQKAQKLPDPPEIRIISPPEGMSEKEQITLKLEAKGKCRIRDLVVLINGRPAGTFAINESSAAEARELTAEIRLQPGLNRIEALAVSTDEVRSLPETVVIHYLYPFAVPSKKLFLLAVGISDYGDSNLNLECAARDAREIEAFFRRMKGLAFESVKSLALTDSQAKDHAILKALKEIGRESTERDLIVLFLAGHGVLDEQERFFFLCHGGRREGLPADGLVWGDFQKILMDLKAKHVLLIADVCHSASLFGADAGLAPHESLAEGMVGVTVFAACRADESSREFPRLGGVFTQTLLSGLGGKASPGGSGKVTLYEIEKYVTEMVPRITKDRQHPQVLGGTVDIPLSVYKTSR, from the coding sequence TTGCATAATTGCAGATATAAGAGTCTGTCACTTTTTTTACTGATAGTGTGTCTTGTCGCAGGGGGGGCCTGGGCGGCTGATACCGGCACTCCTCTTCACAGGGCTGCCGAAGAGGGGCGGGCTGATGTCATCAGGGCGATCCTTTTGAAGGGCGCCGCGATAAACGCCAAAAACCGCGACGGCAGCACGGCCCTGCACCTGGCCGTATACCGAAACAACGAGGAATGCGTGAGGCTGCTCCTGGACATGGGGGCCGATGTCAACACTCACGATGGCCTGGGCAGGACGCCTCTCCACCTCGCGGCAGAGAACAACAACAAGGAGTTGATCCTTCTCCTTCTCTCTCAGGGTGCCTATCCCTTTGAAGCTGACAATGAAGGGAAGATGCCCTTCGGGGGGCTGCCTTACGGGGAGCTGACGGCCCCTGATGCTTCTTTGGAGGAACGGCCATGGCGCATCAAGGAAGGATGCGCCGCGCCCGTCACCGCGATATGCTTCTCCCCCGGGGGACGGTTCCTGGTCTCGGGAAGCGATGACGGCCGTCTGGCCATATGGAGCCCAGTATCGGGAAGGCTCCTTGCCGGCTTCAGCGGGCACAAGGCCTCCGTGACCTCCGTGGCCTTTTCCCCCGGAGGCTCCCGGCTTGCCTCGGGATCCCTCGACGGCACTGTCATCCTGCGTGACCTGAGCGCCCTTTTCCGTGACGGCTCCGAGAAGGTCCTCGCCCATTCCTCGCCGGTAAGAAGCCTTTGCTTCTCAAGCGAGGGAAAATATCTTGCCTGCGGCTGCACTGACGGCACGGTGAAGGTATGGAGCCTGGCTTCAGGGGAGCCTGTCAGGTCCGCTCTTCTTTCCCACAGCCCTCTCACCGCGCTGGCCCTCTCCCCTGAAAACCGCACGCTTCTGGCGGGATGCGAGGACGGCACCCTCACGGCGATTGATTTCCCGGGCCTGGAGAGCCAGGAGCTCCTCTATGCCCATGGGAGCGGAATCCGCTCCCTCTGCTTCTCCACCAGGAGCAGAATCCTGGCATCGGGAGACGAATCGGGCGAGATCCTTATCGGGGACATATTCTCCCGCAGGGTGCTGAAGCGTTTTCAAGGGCATGAGGGAGCGGTGCGCTCTCTTCTTTACTCTCCGGGAGGCAGGTACCTCGTCTCGGCGGGGAGCGACGGGGCGGCAAAATACTGGGACGGGCTCTCCAGGAGCAGGTCGCGGGTCCTCTACAGGGGGAGCGTGGCCATAGGCGCCATGAAATTCTCCCCGGGGGGAAGATACCTGGTCCTGGGCGGAGAAGACGGCTCTCTCTCCATCGTGGACTCCGTGTTCGGCGCTCTGCTGACTACGCTTGTGGCTTTCAGCGACGGGGAATGGGTCTCGGTAACTCCCGGACTCTATTTTGACTCATCCCTCTATGGCGCCCGCTCCATCCTTCTTGAGTCCAAGGGAGCCGCCGTGACCCTCGACCAGTACCGGGGCCCCCGCAGAAGCGCCGGTACCGTGAGGGACATCCTCGGCGGAAGGGCTCTCCCGCAGAAAGCACAAAAGCTCCCTGATCCCCCCGAGATCAGGATCATCTCCCCTCCAGAGGGCATGTCTGAGAAGGAACAGATCACGCTGAAGCTCGAAGCGAAGGGGAAGTGCAGGATCAGGGATCTCGTGGTCCTCATCAACGGCCGCCCCGCCGGGACCTTTGCGATCAATGAGAGCAGCGCCGCGGAAGCAAGGGAGCTTACTGCTGAAATCAGGCTGCAGCCCGGCCTTAACAGGATAGAGGCGCTGGCCGTGAGCACTGACGAGGTGAGAAGCCTCCCCGAGACCGTCGTCATTCACTATCTCTACCCCTTCGCCGTGCCTTCGAAGAAGCTCTTCCTGCTTGCAGTCGGCATAAGCGACTACGGCGACAGCAACCTGAATCTCGAGTGCGCCGCCCGTGACGCCCGGGAGATCGAGGCCTTCTTCAGGAGAATGAAGGGCCTTGCATTTGAATCGGTGAAGTCCCTCGCTCTTACCGACTCGCAGGCAAAGGATCACGCCATCCTGAAGGCATTGAAGGAGATAGGCAGGGAATCGACGGAAAGGGATCTCATAGTGCTCTTTCTTGCCGGCCACGGAGTCCTCGATGAGCAGGAGCGCTTTTTCTTCCTGTGCCACGGGGGAAGGCGGGAGGGGCTTCCCGCGGACGGGCTCGTCTGGGGCGATTTTCAGAAAATTCTGATGGATCTGAAGGCGAAGCATGTGCTCCTTATCGCCGACGTGTGCCATTCGGCGTCACTTTTCGGGGCCGACGCGGGGCTTGCGCCTCATGAGAGCCTGGCCGAGGGAATGGTCGGCGTGACGGTTTTCGCCGCATGCCGCGCCGATGAGTCCAGCCGCGAGTTTCCCAGGCTCGGAGGGGTCTTCACGCAGACCCTTCTCTCGGGCCTCGGGGGGAAAGCCTCCCCGGGCGGCAGCGGGAAGGTCACCCTCTATGAGATCGAGAAGTATGTCACCGAGATGGTGCCCAGAATCACCAAAGACCGGCAGCACCCCCAGGTCCTGGGGGGGACCGTCGATATCCCCCTGTCAGTCTACAAAACGTCACGATGA
- a CDS encoding delta-60 repeat domain-containing protein, producing MKRMTMPFRFPLILLLALVILCLSFYFTGCGGGAGNAGGWAGGSSSGGKGSLRLELPFPRYQVTENVYARVTSSAGTKVEELLLRNVPSGVSSYVISACGNESAAPLLKSATITRPASGSIGSATLKSLPEGRSTLRVKAYTADGALVAESFTAGDYRGMVTVDLPFPGQGRFVKVSVRTRGGLFRSAGSLALRKCSAREREIPSEVAYYVISVSERGDTGPVLTPVRVDRPGDGASASVTLDEIPIGWKTVTIKAYNGNNGLVAEGSADAEILPGDAGPDITISLTPLVSPAPSQSPAASPSPSPDISPVPSPAPTASPSPVPTPSPDPPGPGPVPSPTPTTGDVTGTVTDAATSLPIVGVTVTIGTSSTSTAVDGTYSITGLSAGLHVISGQKNGYKNYSSSVSVAAGSTAVHDFSMDGLKILIGGNFNIYNATTRNFCAQVNPDGSLDTSFNPGTGSDTAIEALAVQSDGKIIIGGQFSTVNGVSRNRIARLNPDGTLDTSFDPGTGFSSTVWALAVQSDGKIVVGGNFVTYNGFPCNHIARLNTDGSRDTSFTPISGANNVVYTVALQSDGKIVIGGFFSDYDGTACWRIARVKTDGTLDTSFTSNPGADSLVNSLVVQSDGKIVIGGGFSNYDGVARQRVARANSDGTIDTAFNSSSGASFNVEMLAVQSDGKVFICGQFTSYGGTPRNYIARVNADGSLDTSFNPGTGANVPVLSMALQSDGKILIGGQFASYNGTLRNYIARVNADGSLDTSFNPGTGTNGNVTAIILQAP from the coding sequence ATGAAGAGGATGACCATGCCATTCCGCTTTCCTTTGATTCTTCTGCTCGCTCTGGTGATTCTCTGTCTCTCCTTTTATTTTACCGGCTGCGGCGGGGGCGCGGGGAATGCAGGGGGATGGGCAGGAGGCTCCTCATCAGGCGGTAAGGGCTCCCTGAGGCTGGAGCTTCCTTTCCCTCGTTACCAGGTGACTGAAAATGTTTATGCAAGGGTCACCTCATCGGCAGGCACAAAGGTTGAGGAGCTGCTTCTTCGCAACGTCCCTTCAGGGGTGAGCTCCTATGTGATTTCAGCCTGTGGCAATGAGAGCGCCGCTCCCCTTTTGAAATCCGCCACGATTACCCGCCCCGCATCAGGAAGCATCGGGAGCGCCACGTTAAAAAGCCTCCCTGAAGGCCGGAGCACCCTTCGCGTGAAGGCTTATACCGCAGACGGCGCTCTCGTGGCCGAGAGCTTCACCGCTGGAGATTACCGCGGCATGGTGACCGTTGATCTCCCTTTTCCCGGGCAGGGAAGATTCGTGAAGGTATCGGTGAGGACCCGGGGAGGCCTGTTCAGAAGCGCGGGAAGTCTCGCCCTTAGAAAATGCTCAGCCCGGGAGAGGGAAATACCTTCGGAGGTGGCATATTATGTAATCTCTGTGAGCGAGCGCGGGGATACAGGCCCCGTGCTGACCCCGGTGAGGGTAGACCGCCCCGGTGACGGAGCTTCTGCCTCTGTGACTCTTGATGAGATACCCATCGGCTGGAAAACTGTCACCATAAAAGCATACAATGGCAACAACGGGCTTGTGGCCGAGGGATCGGCTGATGCTGAGATTCTGCCGGGCGATGCAGGCCCCGACATCACCATATCTCTCACTCCTCTGGTCTCTCCCGCTCCCTCCCAGTCACCGGCTGCCTCTCCTTCTCCCTCACCTGATATTTCACCTGTCCCGTCGCCTGCCCCCACGGCAAGCCCCTCGCCGGTGCCGACGCCTTCCCCTGACCCTCCGGGCCCTGGCCCGGTCCCGAGCCCGACTCCTACTACCGGCGATGTGACAGGAACCGTCACCGATGCCGCGACATCCCTGCCCATTGTCGGTGTGACCGTGACAATAGGCACAAGCAGCACCAGCACCGCCGTTGACGGCACTTATTCCATAACCGGGTTATCGGCGGGCCTCCATGTGATCTCCGGCCAGAAGAACGGATATAAGAACTATTCATCAAGCGTCTCAGTGGCAGCCGGCTCCACTGCGGTTCACGATTTTTCCATGGATGGCCTGAAAATTCTGATAGGGGGAAATTTCAACATCTATAATGCAACAACCCGCAATTTCTGCGCGCAGGTAAACCCTGACGGCTCCCTCGACACCTCCTTCAATCCCGGCACGGGAAGCGATACCGCCATCGAGGCGCTTGCGGTGCAGAGTGACGGCAAAATCATTATCGGCGGGCAATTCTCCACTGTCAATGGCGTCTCACGAAACCGCATCGCCCGGTTGAATCCTGACGGCACCCTTGACACCTCCTTCGATCCCGGCACGGGATTCAGCTCAACTGTCTGGGCACTGGCTGTGCAGAGTGACGGCAAAATCGTCGTGGGCGGAAATTTTGTCACTTATAACGGCTTCCCGTGTAACCACATCGCGCGGTTGAACACCGACGGCTCACGGGACACCTCCTTTACACCCATTTCAGGAGCCAACAACGTGGTCTATACGGTGGCTCTGCAGAGTGACGGTAAAATCGTCATCGGCGGATTCTTTTCCGATTATGACGGCACCGCGTGCTGGCGCATCGCGCGGGTGAAAACCGACGGCACCCTTGACACTTCCTTCACGAGCAACCCGGGAGCCGATTCCCTTGTCAATTCTCTGGTAGTGCAGAGTGATGGCAAAATCGTCATCGGCGGAGGTTTTTCCAACTATGACGGCGTCGCGCGTCAACGCGTCGCGCGGGCGAACAGTGACGGCACCATCGACACCGCTTTCAACAGCAGCTCGGGAGCCAGTTTCAACGTCGAAATGCTGGCGGTGCAGAGTGACGGCAAAGTCTTCATCTGCGGGCAATTCACCAGTTATGGCGGCACCCCGCGGAATTACATCGCCCGGGTGAACGCAGACGGCTCCCTCGACACCTCCTTCAACCCCGGCACAGGAGCCAATGTCCCCGTGCTCTCGATGGCACTGCAGTCCGATGGCAAAATTCTCATCGGCGGGCAGTTCGCCAGCTATAACGGCACCCTGCGTAATTACATCGCGCGGGTAAACGCAGACGGCTCCCTCGACACCTCCTTCAATCCCGGCACGGGGACCAACGGCAATGTTACGGCAATAATCCTCCAGGCCCCATAG
- a CDS encoding beta-galactosidase, protein MVSLAVWCHCIKVCPRFFAALALVSLLICGCGGGSGSSGASGYSASSSTSSPTPSPSSPPASLTTSEVRLVNNRPVLFVNDRELTPSVFTEVYYHPDDMPAHANQALYASGDSRWVTAMKKVIDRAKENGVKVVMARIWWSDVDPSTARPSPISSNFTFAKLDEVMNHAQAEGMYVILMSDLHNKYPAWWKAENSLPYATARNTGCDFCETDSYGNQYNNPSMGSDKVRSDFGGFLEALVSRYKAHPALIGWAFGLGASGEDGYGPNYILVLGLGGYPPLEGGWQPLMFTDYSPFFQRAFKEWLRAKYKTDEALQAAWSDGAASFSHFIMPGPEEMVKDAAAFGMNKFPEPDSSGGGNYAEALTPKGMDFYEFRNFTRDSETDFYAGIFKNNDRNHILILNGGATPRKSLLTHSRVDGIMGNPNLTYTDDKGGRGSQSNAIMSEIATVTGAGKLCLIASENSDGTLELREPQQLTYLETTGKSVRSGGGWMGYASDLLDSGGTESIWLPTWSSPQAMEVVKKIAAYAPSQGRAAPGSNCPGKE, encoded by the coding sequence ATGGTAAGCCTGGCCGTGTGGTGCCATTGTATAAAAGTCTGTCCCCGTTTTTTTGCAGCCCTCGCGCTGGTCTCTTTGCTGATCTGTGGCTGCGGCGGAGGGAGCGGCTCATCGGGGGCCTCGGGGTACAGTGCTTCAAGCTCCACCTCTTCTCCCACTCCCTCGCCCTCCAGTCCTCCGGCTTCCCTCACCACGAGCGAGGTGCGGCTTGTGAACAACAGGCCCGTCCTCTTCGTAAATGACCGCGAGCTCACCCCCAGCGTGTTCACTGAAGTCTATTACCATCCTGACGATATGCCCGCCCACGCGAACCAGGCCCTCTACGCCTCGGGTGACAGCCGGTGGGTGACGGCCATGAAGAAGGTCATCGACAGGGCGAAGGAAAACGGCGTGAAAGTGGTGATGGCGAGGATATGGTGGAGTGACGTGGATCCATCAACGGCAAGGCCGTCGCCGATAAGCAGCAATTTCACCTTCGCGAAGCTCGATGAGGTAATGAATCATGCCCAGGCGGAGGGAATGTACGTGATACTGATGTCAGACCTCCACAACAAGTATCCCGCCTGGTGGAAAGCCGAGAACAGCTTACCTTACGCCACGGCCAGGAACACCGGCTGCGACTTCTGTGAGACCGATTCATACGGCAACCAGTACAACAATCCAAGCATGGGGAGCGATAAAGTGCGCAGCGACTTCGGCGGTTTCCTTGAGGCGCTGGTGAGCCGCTACAAAGCCCATCCAGCCCTCATCGGATGGGCCTTCGGCCTCGGCGCGAGCGGGGAGGACGGGTACGGGCCCAATTACATCCTGGTGCTGGGGCTGGGGGGATACCCGCCTCTTGAGGGCGGGTGGCAGCCCCTGATGTTTACCGACTACTCTCCCTTTTTCCAGCGGGCCTTCAAGGAATGGCTCCGCGCCAAGTACAAGACCGATGAAGCGCTCCAGGCCGCATGGTCTGACGGAGCCGCTTCTTTCTCACACTTCATCATGCCCGGGCCTGAAGAGATGGTGAAAGACGCCGCAGCCTTCGGCATGAACAAGTTCCCCGAGCCTGATTCCAGCGGAGGCGGGAACTACGCTGAAGCGCTCACCCCGAAGGGCATGGACTTCTACGAGTTCAGAAACTTTACCAGGGACAGCGAGACTGATTTCTACGCCGGAATTTTCAAGAACAACGACCGCAACCATATCCTCATCCTGAACGGAGGGGCGACACCCCGCAAATCTCTTCTTACCCACTCCAGGGTGGACGGCATCATGGGCAACCCCAACCTCACCTATACCGACGACAAAGGCGGCAGAGGATCGCAGTCAAACGCCATCATGTCGGAAATTGCCACCGTCACGGGGGCCGGGAAGCTCTGCCTCATCGCCTCGGAGAACTCCGACGGCACCCTGGAGCTCAGGGAGCCGCAGCAGCTCACCTATCTCGAGACCACAGGCAAGTCGGTGCGCTCGGGCGGGGGCTGGATGGGATACGCGAGCGACCTGCTCGACAGCGGGGGCACCGAATCCATCTGGCTTCCCACCTGGTCTTCGCCTCAGGCCATGGAGGTGGTGAAGAAAATAGCGGCTTACGCACCTTCCCAGGGCAGGGCGGCACCCGGGAGTAACTGTCCTGGGAAAGAGTGA
- a CDS encoding RNA-binding protein — protein sequence MGKKLYVGGLPYGITEETLTQTFQGAGAVDNVSIITDRETGRPKGFGFVEMTTEEEAQKAIQMLNNTQMDGRTIVVNEARPRTEGGDRRSSGGNRSYSRR from the coding sequence ATGGGAAAGAAATTATACGTCGGTGGCCTGCCTTACGGCATCACCGAAGAGACGCTGACTCAGACGTTCCAGGGCGCTGGAGCTGTTGACAACGTGAGCATCATTACCGACAGGGAAACCGGCAGACCGAAGGGCTTCGGCTTCGTCGAGATGACCACGGAAGAAGAGGCGCAAAAGGCAATCCAGATGCTGAACAACACCCAGATGGACGGAAGGACGATCGTCGTGAACGAAGCTCGCCCCCGTACAGAAGGTGGTGACCGCCGCTCATCGGGCGGCAACAGAAGCTACAGCAGAAGATAA
- a CDS encoding formylglycine-generating enzyme family protein — MEKINPADGAGLILIPAGEFLMGSPPGEGRNDERPQHKVHLESYGLYKYQVTNGQFAKFAAESGYKAEGVWKTWHKAGRENHPVVCVTWNDALAYSKWAGGSLPTEAQWEKAARGTDGRPFPWGDEWDEARCNWDKGPKLPVMVDLSEGMGTAPVGSFPAGASPCGVHDMLGNVWEWCADWYDKSYYKHSPHENPAGPPEGAHRVLRGGSWAAEEDINPLEDLRCTARRRFNPGYRYRIDFGFRVCLPADTL; from the coding sequence ATGGAGAAAATCAATCCCGCTGACGGCGCCGGGTTGATCCTGATCCCCGCAGGAGAGTTTTTGATGGGCTCTCCTCCCGGGGAGGGAAGGAATGACGAGCGCCCGCAGCACAAAGTCCATCTTGAAAGCTATGGGCTCTATAAATATCAGGTAACCAACGGGCAGTTTGCGAAATTTGCGGCAGAGTCAGGATATAAAGCGGAAGGTGTGTGGAAGACCTGGCACAAAGCAGGTAGAGAGAATCACCCGGTGGTCTGTGTGACATGGAATGATGCCCTGGCTTACAGCAAATGGGCAGGCGGGAGTCTTCCGACAGAGGCGCAGTGGGAGAAGGCGGCCCGGGGCACCGACGGCCGGCCTTTCCCCTGGGGCGATGAATGGGATGAGGCAAGGTGCAACTGGGATAAAGGGCCGAAGCTGCCGGTGATGGTCGATTTGAGCGAGGGAATGGGCACGGCGCCGGTAGGCTCCTTCCCGGCCGGAGCGAGTCCCTGCGGGGTCCATGACATGCTGGGGAATGTGTGGGAATGGTGCGCAGACTGGTATGATAAGAGCTATTACAAGCACAGTCCCCATGAAAACCCCGCCGGACCGCCGGAAGGAGCACATCGAGTGCTGCGTGGAGGATCATGGGCTGCCGAGGAAGATATCAACCCTCTTGAGGATCTTCGCTGCACCGCACGCCGCAGGTTCAATCCGGGTTACAGGTATCGCATTGACTTCGGTTTCCGTGTCTGCCTCCCCGCCGACACTCTCTGA
- a CDS encoding serine hydrolase domain-containing protein: MKKFSFLILAGLVIVLTGSTLSAAQAQESLDSMLRPYLAKYELPSLAAAVAKEGKIVCAGAVGTRRYGENIPVTIHDRYHLGSDTKAMTAVMVAMLVDQGKLRWNTPMGEIFPELAASMDPAFKGITVEQLLSQTSGMPSDNTSKESEAYTRFMIDEVSYPQGNLDEIRYWLVGKWCGLPVPSKPGEKFEYSNLNYIIAGAIVEHIEKKSWDELIIEKVFNPLGLRNTGLGIQSSLGRVDAPLGHAVVEGKIKCFLAGPRADNPVVVGPAGIANMSVLDFVTWAGWNAGEGKRGPHLVRPETLRKLHAPAVAIPAPKDAPLGTATVGKYAFGWGVVAVPWAAHPLLFHGGSNGLNFAEICVDTEKDLGIVILTNMGGKNADAAVKEIQKELYRKYGGK, from the coding sequence ATGAAAAAATTCTCTTTTCTCATTCTTGCAGGGCTTGTCATCGTGCTGACAGGCTCGACTCTCTCTGCGGCGCAGGCACAGGAATCCCTTGATTCCATGCTCAGGCCGTACCTGGCGAAGTATGAGCTTCCTTCCCTGGCGGCAGCGGTGGCAAAGGAGGGAAAAATCGTCTGCGCCGGCGCCGTGGGGACACGGCGGTACGGCGAGAATATCCCGGTGACGATACATGACAGGTACCACCTGGGCTCCGACACCAAGGCGATGACGGCAGTGATGGTCGCGATGCTCGTCGATCAGGGGAAGCTGCGCTGGAATACCCCCATGGGCGAGATCTTTCCCGAGCTCGCCGCCTCGATGGACCCCGCTTTCAAGGGAATCACCGTGGAGCAGCTCCTCTCCCAGACCTCCGGCATGCCGAGCGACAACACCTCCAAGGAAAGCGAGGCCTACACCAGGTTCATGATTGATGAGGTGTCCTATCCCCAGGGAAACCTTGATGAGATACGCTACTGGCTCGTCGGGAAGTGGTGCGGGCTCCCCGTGCCTTCAAAACCGGGCGAGAAATTTGAATATTCCAATCTCAACTATATTATTGCCGGCGCCATAGTCGAGCACATCGAGAAGAAAAGCTGGGATGAGCTCATCATTGAAAAGGTTTTCAATCCCCTGGGCCTCAGGAACACCGGTCTCGGGATCCAGTCATCGCTCGGAAGGGTCGATGCGCCTCTCGGGCATGCCGTCGTCGAGGGAAAGATCAAGTGTTTTCTCGCAGGCCCGCGGGCTGACAACCCCGTCGTGGTGGGACCTGCCGGCATCGCCAATATGTCGGTGCTTGATTTCGTCACATGGGCGGGATGGAATGCCGGCGAGGGGAAACGGGGCCCCCACCTTGTCAGGCCCGAGACGCTCAGGAAGCTTCATGCCCCTGCCGTTGCCATACCTGCGCCCAAGGATGCCCCCCTGGGGACGGCGACGGTGGGAAAATATGCTTTCGGGTGGGGAGTGGTGGCCGTTCCCTGGGCCGCTCATCCGCTTCTCTTTCACGGGGGCTCCAACGGCTTGAACTTTGCGGAGATCTGTGTTGATACCGAGAAGGACCTTGGGATTGTCATCCTGACCAATATGGGCGGGAAGAATGCCGATGCGGCGGTAAAGGAAATCCAGAAAGAGCTTTATCGGAAGTACGGCGGAAAGTGA